From the Candidatus Binataceae bacterium genome, one window contains:
- a CDS encoding MBL fold metallo-hydrolase, translated as MDILTPVDKLEIQVLVDNVTDNLSTAPAFVETELAYLERHGMTELTGDCLCCACHGLSCLIVASRGRERHTVLFDSGPEEYAFERNSRRLGVDLGQVESVVLSHGHWDHAGGMLKALELIRAGNGGREVPFYAHPGMFGRRAR; from the coding sequence ATGGACATTCTAACACCGGTGGACAAGCTCGAAATTCAGGTTCTGGTCGATAACGTAACCGATAACCTGTCCACCGCGCCCGCCTTCGTGGAAACGGAGCTCGCGTATCTGGAACGGCACGGGATGACAGAATTGACCGGTGATTGCCTGTGCTGCGCATGCCACGGTTTGTCCTGCTTGATTGTCGCCTCGCGGGGACGAGAGCGCCATACCGTGCTGTTCGACTCCGGCCCCGAGGAATACGCCTTCGAACGCAATTCACGCCGCCTGGGCGTGGATCTCGGGCAAGTAGAAAGCGTCGTGCTCAGCCACGGCCATTGGGATCACGCGGGCGGAATGCTCAAGGCGCTGGAACTGATTAGGGCTGGCAACGGTGGTCGCGAGGTCCCCTTCTATGCCCATCCGGGGATGTTCGGCCGCCGCGCGCG